The Borreliella burgdorferi B31 genome includes a region encoding these proteins:
- a CDS encoding DUF685 domain-containing protein, whose translation MADDQEKLLIDEEETVQIKDLNKVTTVNDTDLLLLDNGAASSNAITFKNFLDASKDKIFKGEGLDYFKQIIKSTIAEELAADKDFVEKIYAKITDKLINNDSTNISNLFSKIKSRLTDSISSATLSKSDDLLIMPSSDTIQKTPVPKHILGVPSNFTYGSITRSTTLYPSDYENKAISINMEDNDDVTLIFYKNYDNDPIYLDIEIQVKINDNRMQKKSLKLMYSDEITYNWVYEITGPRGLFTRTPIYNGWYIQKRAYMYGDSVPDLLKL comes from the coding sequence ATGGCTGATGATCAAGAAAAATTACTAATTGATGAAGAAGAAACGGTTCAAATAAAAGATTTAAATAAGGTTACGACCGTTAACGATACTGATCTTTTACTGCTTGATAATGGAGCTGCAAGCAGTAATGCTATCACCTTTAAAAACTTTTTAGATGCTTCTAAAGACAAAATATTTAAAGGAGAAGGATTAGACTATTTTAAGCAGATAATTAAGTCTACAATTGCCGAAGAACTTGCAGCTGATAAAGATTTTGTAGAAAAAATTTATGCTAAAATAACGGACAAATTAATTAACAACGATTCTACTAATATTTCTAACCTTTTTAGTAAAATCAAATCGCGCCTTACAGATAGCATATCATCAGCCACTTTATCTAAAAGTGATGATCTTTTGATAATGCCTTCATCAGATACTATTCAAAAAACACCCGTTCCTAAACATATACTTGGAGTACCATCAAATTTTACTTATGGCAGCATAACTAGAAGTACTACACTTTATCCTTCTGACTATGAGAATAAAGCGATATCTATTAATATGGAAGACAATGATGATGTAACTCTTATTTTTTACAAAAATTACGATAATGATCCCATTTATCTTGATATTGAGATTCAAGTAAAAATCAATGATAATAGGATGCAGAAAAAATCATTAAAACTTATGTATTCTGATGAAATTACATACAATTGGGTTTATGAAATTACGGGCCCTCGCGGACTATTCACCAGAACTCCCATTTATAACGGATGGTATATCCAAAAAAGAGCCTACATGTATGGAGATTCAGTCCCAGATCTTTTAAAACTGTAA
- the blyA gene encoding holin BlyA, whose translation MDTIKLTELLINLNEIKLIAVMIFVTVLVLGVLILLKPLLKDILTIVIGKIFKNGNGNGKNHIKKRD comes from the coding sequence ATGGATACTATTAAATTAACAGAACTTCTTATCAATTTAAACGAAATTAAACTTATAGCCGTAATGATTTTTGTAACAGTGTTGGTTTTAGGAGTATTAATTCTTCTCAAGCCTTTACTAAAAGACATATTGACTATTGTAATAGGCAAGATTTTTAAGAATGGTAATGGTAATGGCAAAAATCACATTAAAAAAAGAGATTAA
- a CDS encoding BlyB family putative holin accessory protein, with amino-acid sequence MKLSKDNVELGLTSLSTLIDIFSKFEDEFDEIAHKGFFLVYELYSHYKLIYTANMERLESALTPAINKALAPLNEKINQCIDLVNSDEKNLKISNDLKFNQEGKPIYKERTNNAK; translated from the coding sequence ATGAAATTATCCAAAGATAATGTTGAGCTTGGACTTACGTCTTTATCAACCCTTATTGATATATTTTCTAAATTTGAAGATGAATTTGATGAAATTGCACATAAAGGATTCTTTTTGGTTTATGAGCTGTATTCTCATTATAAATTAATCTATACAGCAAATATGGAAAGACTTGAGAGTGCATTAACCCCAGCAATAAATAAAGCACTAGCTCCATTAAATGAAAAAATCAATCAATGCATTGACTTAGTTAATTCTGATGAAAAAAATCTCAAAATATCTAATGATCTGAAATTCAATCAGGAAGGAAAACCTATCTATAAGGAAAGAACAAATAATGCAAAATAA
- a CDS encoding DUF693 family protein has protein sequence MLLLQYDFKIEFYNVDTSKKSIDRIPFAEEIPKIIINTQDGIHIDISISNVYSNIHTISSKQAKVVLWNLPLDFTDDIKFGDIVKIYYKKFAHEKNFDFIMAGTLGPPMSTDYPGGDFSVDLDVRLLTKSNFFNRKLAGKEGKNFKGKTVQEAIESVFPNRNILNMDEKDCLKIIDKDIYATTPKEFIDKIKGTYVHNVIADIGTGLRGYECYLIFTNYIKKGENVHYEALEDYGLEFIPQQEITLGTTLKKNLIFWNAKTFFTHKLNVGDKVSFIDGLGKMIKTTIKETSARLSNTGECSLILKLEDDSNTKRKK, from the coding sequence ATGCTGTTACTACAATATGATTTTAAAATTGAGTTCTACAATGTAGATACATCAAAAAAATCAATTGATAGAATTCCTTTTGCCGAAGAAATTCCTAAAATTATAATCAATACACAAGATGGAATTCATATTGATATTTCAATATCCAACGTGTATTCAAATATTCATACTATAAGTTCCAAACAAGCAAAAGTCGTACTTTGGAATCTTCCCTTAGACTTCACCGACGACATTAAATTTGGAGATATAGTAAAAATATATTATAAGAAATTTGCTCATGAAAAAAATTTTGATTTCATAATGGCAGGAACTTTAGGACCTCCTATGAGCACTGATTATCCGGGTGGGGATTTTAGTGTAGATCTTGATGTTCGTTTATTAACTAAAAGCAACTTCTTCAATCGTAAGTTAGCAGGCAAAGAAGGCAAAAACTTTAAAGGCAAAACGGTGCAGGAGGCAATAGAATCTGTATTTCCCAATCGCAATATCCTTAATATGGATGAAAAAGATTGTCTTAAAATTATTGACAAAGATATTTATGCCACAACACCAAAAGAGTTTATTGACAAAATAAAAGGAACATATGTTCATAACGTAATAGCCGATATTGGTACTGGTTTACGGGGATATGAATGCTATCTGATATTTACTAATTATATAAAAAAGGGGGAAAATGTCCACTACGAGGCATTAGAAGACTATGGGCTTGAATTTATACCACAACAAGAAATTACTTTGGGCACAACACTCAAAAAAAATCTTATATTTTGGAACGCAAAAACATTTTTCACACATAAGTTAAATGTTGGAGATAAAGTCTCATTTATTGATGGACTAGGGAAAATGATAAAAACCACTATAAAAGAAACAAGTGCAAGGCTTAGCAATACAGGAGAGTGTTCATTAATATTAAAGTTAGAAGATGATTCTAATACAAAACGTAAAAAATAA
- a CDS encoding DUF276 domain-containing protein, which yields MSIVFDSDFGILKRTIKDIVRSKREYLRVNYGINIDDNQSSIYNIIASSLALIEEEIINKLNLFFSKMKPGGTYWAAIEEHISSKSTTYSAVRTALLNLDGVEHTNIKSAAGKANIYLILKETLLDDSKSNINSPKFKAKLWETLYLTTPSGTLLEGDIEIDGLNSTGQRKSYKISLGKRKYVYMKVKYKLDLKNYLYLNIDSQIRDIYSRIISNNYSDMGISFEYQDFFAPVNEVKGIKFMEISACIKDTDTESITKIGDSDFKKNQDIAINDDTMLLFNMTDRLLIDIG from the coding sequence ATGAGTATAGTTTTTGATTCTGATTTTGGCATTTTAAAACGTACAATTAAGGATATTGTAAGATCGAAAAGAGAATATTTGCGTGTAAATTATGGGATTAATATTGATGATAACCAAAGCTCAATTTATAACATTATTGCGTCTTCTTTAGCATTAATTGAAGAAGAAATAATTAATAAGCTTAATCTCTTTTTTTCTAAAATGAAACCGGGTGGCACTTATTGGGCTGCTATTGAAGAACACATTTCTTCTAAAAGCACAACTTACAGCGCGGTTCGCACTGCTTTACTTAATCTTGATGGGGTTGAGCATACTAATATTAAAAGTGCAGCTGGTAAAGCCAACATATATCTAATTTTAAAGGAAACTTTACTAGACGATAGTAAATCTAATATTAATAGTCCTAAATTTAAAGCAAAACTTTGGGAGACATTATATCTAACAACTCCTAGTGGGACTTTACTTGAGGGAGACATCGAAATTGATGGCCTCAATTCAACTGGACAACGGAAATCCTATAAAATATCGCTAGGGAAAAGAAAATATGTTTATATGAAAGTAAAGTATAAACTTGACCTTAAAAACTACCTCTACTTAAATATTGACTCTCAAATTAGGGATATATATTCTAGGATTATTTCAAATAACTATTCTGATATGGGAATCAGCTTTGAATATCAAGACTTTTTTGCTCCAGTTAATGAAGTTAAAGGAATTAAGTTTATGGAAATAAGTGCTTGTATTAAAGATACAGACACTGAGAGTATTACAAAAATTGGTGATAGCGATTTTAAAAAAAATCAAGATATTGCCATTAATGATGACACAATGCTACTTTTCAATATGACAGATAGATTGCTTATTGATATTGGATAG
- a CDS encoding DUF2634 domain-containing protein: MDLRLGNNFELVFNNDLSLVDGIDEQKQRFLIFLNTLRGSLSYAPHWGLDYFLLLKLLKINNLHAVKNYFHEISKELNLDLINISTTIQDNKAHISFFFSGDVLNMEFNL, encoded by the coding sequence ATGGATTTAAGATTAGGCAATAATTTCGAATTGGTATTTAATAACGATTTATCACTTGTTGATGGAATTGATGAACAAAAACAAAGATTTTTGATATTTTTAAACACCTTAAGGGGTAGTTTAAGCTATGCTCCTCATTGGGGACTGGACTATTTCTTGCTTTTAAAACTGTTAAAAATTAACAATCTTCACGCTGTAAAAAATTATTTTCACGAAATATCTAAAGAACTTAACTTAGATTTAATAAATATTTCAACTACTATACAAGACAACAAAGCACACATATCCTTTTTTTTCTCAGGCGATGTTTTGAATATGGAGTTTAATTTATGA
- a CDS encoding DUF735 family protein, whose amino-acid sequence MKIPNLFKNTEIHKFIRTETEYAQALLNELKSLNSNFISINVIENIKSRYIAIWISQVLSIFYAKTQTLQSITSNINSVIFALRHIGTDESFRLIFKTFLNVDIEVTTPEAGVIDISLKGVIKTNFTTFISPSTKKGKRLKKIILREKKPGYAASKKALVFNSLPKGYDHSIYAFIKGIIPIGRVLKINNTDGNNIITFNN is encoded by the coding sequence ATGAAAATACCCAATCTTTTCAAAAACACCGAAATTCATAAATTTATACGTACAGAAACAGAATATGCACAAGCATTGCTTAATGAACTTAAGTCCCTTAATTCCAACTTCATATCCATTAATGTAATAGAAAATATAAAATCAAGATATATTGCAATATGGATATCTCAAGTTTTATCTATCTTTTATGCAAAAACTCAAACTTTACAAAGTATTACAAGCAATATTAATAGTGTTATTTTTGCTTTACGTCATATTGGCACTGACGAGTCATTTAGACTGATTTTCAAGACCTTTTTAAATGTGGACATTGAAGTTACTACTCCTGAAGCTGGGGTTATTGATATCTCTTTAAAAGGGGTAATAAAAACAAACTTTACTACATTTATTTCGCCTAGCACTAAGAAAGGAAAACGACTAAAAAAGATAATTCTTAGAGAAAAGAAGCCGGGATACGCTGCATCTAAAAAAGCTTTGGTATTTAACTCACTTCCTAAAGGCTATGATCATTCAATTTATGCTTTTATAAAGGGAATTATTCCTATTGGTAGAGTTCTCAAAATTAATAATACAGATGGTAACAATATTATAACTTTTAACAACTAA
- a CDS encoding DUF777 family protein, with product MNEDYEIYRMNQRLYGQALAQEDLKNWIYSNIFIIKIGTVKEFKHQTQEAIVTIPEFEDLEIHTKNISNISLELSKGDCVLLLQSSINIFDKNNDIHFDKHHFYILSAISPKTLNLISDTVKIKANNNIEIANQTTSLKTILKNIVSAIEGIKVVPAQGGPAIESVSLKIATTKINSDINSLFK from the coding sequence ATGAATGAAGACTATGAAATTTACAGAATGAATCAACGCCTTTATGGCCAGGCATTGGCTCAAGAAGACCTTAAAAATTGGATTTATTCAAACATTTTTATAATTAAAATTGGCACTGTAAAGGAGTTTAAACATCAAACTCAAGAAGCTATTGTTACAATACCCGAATTTGAAGATTTAGAAATTCACACAAAAAATATCTCTAATATCAGTTTAGAACTATCAAAAGGTGATTGCGTTTTACTACTTCAATCAAGCATTAATATTTTTGATAAAAATAACGATATTCACTTTGACAAACATCATTTTTATATACTTAGTGCAATTAGCCCAAAGACTTTAAATCTAATCTCTGATACTGTTAAAATTAAAGCAAACAATAACATTGAAATAGCTAACCAAACAACTAGCTTAAAAACAATTCTCAAAAATATTGTAAGTGCTATTGAGGGTATAAAAGTCGTACCCGCACAAGGAGGCCCAGCAATTGAATCAGTCAGTCTAAAAATAGCAACCACTAAAATTAATTCTGATATTAATAGTTTGTTTAAGTAA